From the Harpia harpyja isolate bHarHar1 chromosome 16, bHarHar1 primary haplotype, whole genome shotgun sequence genome, one window contains:
- the PIGV gene encoding GPI mannosyltransferase 2, protein MELVSRQDPHLREAVWFAVCCRALTLLLQALFNLLIPDHAADAFSPPRLSEPGLWDLLLEQLLGGLSRWDAEHFLFIAERGYLYEHNCAFFPLYPLSVRAVAEGALWPLQRLLRLRSRLLLSAVLLNSLFSVLAAAALYKLGCVVLQCRRVAFLAAVLFSVSPANVFMAAAYSESMFAFLAFSAMWQLEKGQSWLSGLLFSLASGVRANGLINAGFFLYSHGKWFVLQLQVGSGSVRKLPLLWKQLLSMASSAVLTCAGIFLPFALFQYYAYVRFCSPGTGLEQTVPKPLLQLARDKGYHLVAVNGVKPAWCSQRFPLVYSYIQDAYWNVGFLRYFELRQIPNFLLALPVALLGSWAAWTYMIANPRHCLTLGLERRKSEEESKPRAGFCCPAVFVYVVHATVLLAFGFFCMHVQVLTRFLGSSSPVLYWFSAHLLQEYEPLLQSEGTDNQTVAARSKKSLLGKSARSCGRGTSENPVVKLLMNCRLITPLSKCILGFFLSYWLLGLILHCNFLPWT, encoded by the exons ATGGAGCTGGTGAGCAGGCAAGACCCCCACCTCCGAGAGGCCGTGTGGTTTGCCGTATGCTGCAGAGCCCTGACACTTCTGCTGCAG gCTCTGTTTAACCTCCTGATCCCAGATCACGCTGCAGACGCCTTCTCTCCCCCTCGCCTGTCCGAGCCTGGCCTGTGGGACCTGCTCttggagcagctgctgggaggcCTCTCGCGCTGGGACGCAGAGCACTTCCTCTTCATCGCCGAGCGTGGTTACCTGTACGAGCACAACTGCGCCTTCTTCCCGCTGTACCCCCTGAGCGTGCGTGCCGTGGCCGAGGGTGCTCTGTGGCCCTTGCAGCGGCTGCTGCGTTTGCGGAGCCGCCTCTTGCTATCAGCTGTACTTCTCAATTCTCTCTTTTCTGTCCTGGCAGCCGCTGCCCTGTATAAGCTGGGCTGCGTTGTGCTGCAGTGTCGCAGGGTGGCTTTCCTTGCTGCTGTTCTCTTTTCTGTCAGCCCTGCCAACGTATTTATGGCAGCTGCTTACTCAGAGAGCATGTTTGCCTTCCTGGCATTCAGTGCCATGTGGCAACTGGAGAAGGGGCAGAGCTGGCTCAGTGGACTGCTCTTCTCCCTTGCTTCTGGGGTGCGTGCCAACGGGCTTATTAATGCTGGCTTCTTTCTCTACTCCCACGGTAAATGGTTTGTCCTCCAGCTCCAGGTGGGTTCAGGATCGGTAAGGAAGCTCCCTCTGTTGTGGAAGCAACTCCTTAGTATGGCATCTTCAGCAGTTCTGACGTGTGCTGGGATTTTTCTAccttttgctttatttcaatATTATGCTTACGTGAGATTCTGTAGTCCTGGCACTGGCCTGGAGCAGACTGTTCCCAAGCCGCTGCTGCAGCTGGCTCGGGACAAGGGCTATCATCTCGTGGCCGTGAATGGGGTTAAACCCGCTTGGTGCTCCCAGCGGTTCCCTCTTGTCTATTCCTATATTCAAGATGCTTACTGGAATGTGGGCTTTCTCAGGTATTTTGAGCTCAGACAGATACCaaatttcttgcttgctttgccTGTCGCGCTTCTGGGCTCGTGGGCTGCCTGGACCTACATGATTGCAAACCCCCGGCACTGCCTAACTCTTGGTCTAGAGAGAAGAAAGAGTGAAGAAGAGAGTAAACCAAGAGCTGGATTTTGCTGCCCCGCTGTCTTTGTGTATGTGGTCCATGCCACGGTCCTGCTGGCGTTTGGATTCTTCTGCATGCACGTGCAG GTGCTGACTCGGTTCCTTGGCTCCTCCTCTCCTGTCCTGTACTGGTTCTCCGCTCACCTGCTTCAAGAATATGAACCTTTACTCCAGAGCGAAGGGACTGATAATCAAACCGTGGCAGCTCGCTCCAAGAAGTCTCTTCTAGGTAAATCTGCTCGTTCCTGCGGGAGAGGGACTTCTGAAAACCCTGTCGTGAAGCTGCTGATGAACTGTAGATTAATCACGCCCCTCAGCAAATGCATTCTTGGATTTTTCCTGTCCTACTGGCTGCTGGGACTGATTCTGCACTGCAACTTCTTGCCGTGGACGTAG